One Triticum dicoccoides isolate Atlit2015 ecotype Zavitan chromosome 5B, WEW_v2.0, whole genome shotgun sequence genomic window carries:
- the LOC119311775 gene encoding ATP sulfurylase 4, chloroplastic-like, translating into MATQAAFAVRFPQLARPGRGHGQGQPATRVAVRGGRAAAAAARGVRCRAGGLIEPDGGRLVELVAPEEGGRRAALRREAAALPHRLRLGRVDTEWLHVLSEGWASPLRGFMRETEFLQALHFNAVRGADGSLVNMSVPIVLALDDAQRRAIQADGATTVALVDAHDRPVAVLSDIEIYKHNKEERIARTWGTTARGLPYVEEAITNAGDWLIGGDLEVIEPIKYNDGLDQYRLSPAQLREEFARRNADAVFAFQLRNPVHNGHALLMTDTRRRLLEMGYKNPVLLLHPLGGFTKADDVPLSVRMKQHEKVLEEGVLNPESTVVAIFPSPMHYAGPTEVQWHAKARINAGANFYIVGRDPAGMGHPTEKRDLYDADHGKKVLSMAPGLERLNILPFKVAAYDTKHNKMNFFDPSRKEDFLFISGTKMRSLAKNRESPPDGFMCPGGWKVLVEYYDSLAPPEGSSKPREAVAA; encoded by the exons ATGGCGACGCAGGCCGCCTTCGCAGTGAGGTTCCCGCAGCTGGCGCGGCCGGGCAGGGGCCATGGCCAGGGACAGCCGGCGACGCGGGTCGCGGTGAGGGGCggcagggccgcggcggcggcggcgcgcggggtgcGGTGCCGGGCCGGCGGCCTGATCGAGCCGGACGGGGGCAGGCTGGTGGAACTGGTGGCGCCCGAGGAGGGCGGCCGGCGGGCGGCGCTGcgccgggaggcggcggcgctgccgcACCGGCTGCGCCTGGGCCGCGTGGACACCGAGTGGCTGCACGTGCTCAGCGAGGGCTGGGCCAGCCCGCTGCGCGGCTTCATGCGCGAGACCGAGTTCCTCCAAGCACTTCATTTCAACGCCGTCCGCGGCGCCGATGGCAGCCTCGTCAACATGTCCGTGCCCATCGTCCTCGCCCTCGACGACGCCCAGCGCCGCGCCATCCAGGCCGACGGCGCCACCACCGTCGCGCTCGTCGACGCCCACGACCGCCCCGTCGCCGTGCTCAGCGA TATTGAGATCTACAAGCATAAcaaggaagaaagaattgcacggaCTTGGGGAACAACTGCACGTGGACTGCCGTACGTAGAGGAGGCGATTACAAATGCTGGTGATTGGTTGATTGGTGGAGACCTGGAGGTTATAGAACCAATCAAGTATAATGATGGTCTGGATCAGTATCGTTTGTCTCCAGCACAGCTGCGTGAAGAATTTGCCAGGCGCAATGCAGATGCGGTATTTGCTTTTCAACTGCGTAACCCTGTGCACAATGGGCATGCGTTGCTCATGACTGATACACGGAGGCGCCTTCTTGAGATGGGCTACAAAAACCCTGTTCTTCTTCTCCATCCACTGGGAGGATTCACAAAAGCAGATGATGTGCCTCTTAGTGTGAGAATGAAGCAGCATGAGAAG GTTCTTGAGGAAGGTGTCCTAAACCCAGAATCAACTGTGGTTGCAATCTTCCCCTCTCCAATGCACTATGCTGGGCCAACTGAGGTCCAGTGGCATGCTAAGGCTCGTATAAATGCTGGTGCAAACTTCTATATTGTCGGAAGAGACCCTGCTGGTATGGGCCACCCAACCGAAAAGAGGGACCTTTATGATGCTGATCACGGGAAAAAAGTACTGAGCATGGCTCCTGGGCTTGAGAGGCTCAATATCCTTCCTTTCAAG GTGGCTGCATACGACACAAAGCATAACAAGATGAATTTCTTCGACCCATCGAGGAAAGAGGACTTCCTGTTCATCTCTGGCACAAAG ATGCGTAGCCTTGCCAAGAACCGTGAGAGCCCACCAGATGGTTTTATGTGCCCGGGTGGCTGGAAGGTCCTCGTCGAGTACTACGACAGCTTGGCACCACCAGAAGGCAGCAGCAAACCGCGAGAGGCGGTTGCGGCTTAG
- the LOC119311772 gene encoding probable histone H2A variant 3, whose product MAGKGGKGLLAAKTTAAKTAEKDKGKKAPISRSSRAGLQFPVGRIHRQLKQRTQANGRVGATAAVYSAAILEYLTAEVLELAGNASKDLKVKRITPRHLQLAIRGDEELDTLIKGTIAGGGVIPHIHKSLINKSSKE is encoded by the exons ATGGCCGGGAAGGGAGGCAAGGGCCTGCTCGCGGCCAAGACGACGGCCGCCAAGACCGCCGAGAAGGACAAGGGGAAGAAGGCCCCCATCTCCCGCTCGTCCCGCGCGGGACTTCAG TTCCCTGTGGGCCGTATCCATCGTCAGCTGAAGCAAAGGACTCAGGCCAATGGCCGTGTTGGTGCTACTGCGGCGGTCTACTCTGCTGCCATCCTGGAGTACCTGACGGCTGAGGTCCTGGAGCTGGCTGGCAACgccagcaaggatctcaaggtgaaGCGTATCACCCCTCGTCACCTCCAGCTGGCCATCCGTGGAGACGAGGAGCTCGACACCCTCATCAAGGGCACCATTGCTGGTGGAGGTGTGATCCCGCACATCCACAAGTCCCTGATCAACAAGTCTTCCAAAGAGTGA
- the LOC119311773 gene encoding calmodulin-like protein 4 yields the protein MEEGLTGEQMAAFQEAFSLFDKNGDGCISLEELAAVTRSLGLDPTNQELNDMMCEVDMDGNGTIDFQEFLSLIVRKMKDGDGDEELKEAFEVLDKDRNGFISPVELRTVMINLGEKMTDEEVEQMIKEADTDGDGQVNYDEFVLMMKNAERKIIG from the exons ATGGAAGAAGGGCTGACGGGCGAGCAGATGGCGGCGTTCCAGGAGGCCTTCTCCCTCTTCGACAAGAACGGCGATG GATGCATCAGCTTGGAAGAGCTGGCCGCGGTGACTCGCTCCCTCGGCCTCGACCCGACCAACCAGGAGCTCAACGACATGATGTGTGAAGTCGACATGGATGGGAACGGCACCATCGATTTCCAGGAGTTCTTGAGCCTTATTGTCAGGAAGATGAAG GACGGGGACGGCGATGAAGAGCTCAAGGAAGCTTTCGAGGTCCTGGACAAGGATCGAAATGGTTTTATCTCCCCTGTTGAG CTGAGGACGGTGATGATCAATCTCGGGGAGAAGATGACCGACGAGGAGGTCGAGCAGATGATCAAGGAGGCGGACACCGATGGCGACGGGCAGGTGAACTACGATGAATTCGTGCTCATGATGAAGAATGCCGAGCGCAAGATAATCGGGTGA